The Synechococcus sp. M16.1 genome includes the window CTGAGCTCCTTTCCCCCTTTTCCCCAGGCCCTACGACGGCTGTTTTTGTTTTTTATTTTTTAAATCCATAAGAACCAAACAGCCGAACAAAGGCTCCCGAAGCGTTGGCCATTGCACTTCCCCTCAGCCTGTGAAACCGTGGGACACCTCAGCGCGCTCAGGTCTTTAGGACGATGAAGGTGGTCTGTTCACAGTCCGAACTGAATAGCGCTCTGCAATTGGTGAGCCGTGCAGTCGCCACACGCCCCACGCACCCGGTTTTGGCCAATGTGTTGCTCACCGCCGATGCCGGCAGCAACCGCCTCAGCCTGACCGGTTTTGATCTGAGCCTGGGAATTCAGACCTCCCTCGCAGCCAGTGTGGAAACCAGCGGTGCCATCACACTGCCGGCCCGGCTGCTGGGAGAGATCGTGTCCCGCTTGTCCAGCGATTCTCCAGTCACCCTCGCCGTAGACGATTCCGGTGAGCAGGTTCAGCTCACCAGCCTCAGCGGCAGCTATCAGATGCGCGGCATGAGCGCTGACGACTACCCCGATCTTCCGATGGTGGAGAGCGGCATGACGCTCAAGCTGCAACCTGAAAGGTTGGTGCAGGCGCTCAAAGGCACCCTGTTTGCCAGCAGTGCTGATGAAGCGAAGCAACTGCTCACCGGCGTGCATCTCAAGTTCAACCAGCGAGCTCTGGAAGCGGCTGCCACCGATGGTCACCGCCTTGCCGTGCTCAATGTTGAAGATGCCCTGCAGGATGCGGCCGTGACCGATGCGGTGGACGACGAGGGGTTCGCCGTGACGCTTCCATCGCGCTCACTGCGGGAGGTGGAGAGGCTGATGGCGTCCTGGCGGTCCGATGAACCGGTCAGTTTGTTCTGTGATCGAGGCCAGGTGGTGTTTCTTGCGGCCGATCAAATGGTCACCAGCCGCACCTTGGAAGGCACCTATCCCAATTACGGCCAGCTGATCCCCGATGGTTTCACCCGCACCTTTGGAATGGACCGTCGCGCCCTGATCGCTGCTTTGGAGCGGATTGCTGTTCTCGCTGATCAACACAACAACGTTGTGAAATTCAGCAGTCAGCCTGAGGACGGTGTTGTCCAGATCAGTGCCGATGCGCAGGATGTGGGCAGTGGCTCTGAATCGCTTTCCTCCAACTTGGAGGGTGACGCCATGCAGATCGCCTTCAATGTTCGCTATCTGCTGGATGGCCTGAAAGCCATGGGCTCTGATCGGATTGTTCTGCACTGCAACGCGCCCACCACGCCGGCTGTGCTCCGTTCCGAGGAAGCGTCCGAAGCCTTCACCTATCTGGTGATGCCTGTTCAGATTCGTTCCTGATGTGTCGCTACCGGATCAGCTGCTTCTCAGTGATCTTCTGAGTCATACGGTTCGTTGTGATCTGGGTCTGGATCACGGGCCTGGGGTCATGGCCTGGATGCATCCGCCGGTGCATCGTCTTCTGGGCTGGGTCAGCCGTCCATCAGCCCTGCGCATGTCACGGGATGTCTGGCGTTTGAACCAGTGTTGTGGTTTGAGCGATCAACAGGTGTTTGTCCGTGGCGAGCCGGCGGTCACCGATCAGGTGACCCTGGAGCGCTTGCCCACGCTGATGGATGCAGCCTTGCTGGATCGTGACGGTGAGCGGATCGGCAGCGTTGTGGACCTTGATTTTCGACCTGCCGATGGCGCGATTCTTCACTACCTGATCGCCCGCAGCGACCCGCGGTTGCCGGGGAGTTCCCGATGGCGTTTGGCTCCCGATCGCATCCTTGATCAACAACCGGGTCAGATCCAAACCGGGCTGATGGGATTGGACGATCTGCCCATGGCCCGCGCCAGCGTTCGGCACGATCTGCTCCAACGCACCCAACACTGGCGGGACCAGTTGCGTTCCATGGGTGATCGGGCCAGCGATCGCCTGGAGGGTTGGTTGGACGACTCGCCCATCGATGAGCTGCGATCGGAAAGCGTGCGCTTCAGATCCGACGACGAGGACGAACCAAGAGAGGTGTCTGGACCTGAAGTCTGGGACGACGAAAGCTGGGATGAGCCCCCCTCTCGCCACCGTCGCGACGACGAAGATCCCTGGGTCTGACGGGCGGTCGGCAACACTGGGGGGAGGTGCTCCGCGATTCGTGGTTTCCTCCCCTGCGTACGACATAGCTGCAGCCCTGAAGCAGGAAGGGCTCAAGCCCAGTGACTGGGATGAGATCTGTCGGCGTCTCGGCCGCGAGCCGAATCGAGCCGAACTGGGCATGTTCGGTGTGATGTGGTCCGAACACTGCTGTTATCGCAATTCCCGGCCTTTGCTGAGTGGCTTCCCCACGGAGGGACCACGCATCCTTGTGGGACCCGGCGAAAACGCTGGTGTGGTGGATCTCGGTGGGGGCCATCGGTTGGCCTTCAAGATCGAAAGCCATAACCACCCCTCCGCCGTCGAACCCTTTCAGGGGGCAGCCACAGGGGTGGGCGGCATCCTGCGTGACATCTTCACGATGGGGGCCCGTCCGATCGCGCTGCTGAACGCTCTGCGCTTCGGCCCTCTTGAGGATCCCGCCAACGTTGGCTTGATGGAAGGCGTTGTGGCCGGCATTGCCCATTACGGCAACTGCGTTGGTGTCCCGACGGTGGGTGGCGAGGTGGCTTTTGATCCCTCCTATTCCGGCAATCCGTTAGTAAATGCCATGGCCCTTGGCCTGATGGAGACCGAGGAGATCGTCAAATCCGGTGCGATCGGCGTCGGCAATCCTGTGGTGTACGTGGGCAGCACCACCGGTCGGGACGGCATGGGGGGAGCCAGCTTTGCCAGTGCTGAGCTCAGTGCCGATTCCCTCGATGATCGCCCCGCCGTTCAGGTGGGTGATCCGTTTCTGGAGAAAGGGCTGATCGAAGCCTGCCTTGATGCCTTCGCCAGTGGTGATGTGGTGGCTGCTCAGGACATGGGCGCCGCTGGTCTCACCTGCAGCTGTTCGGAAATGGCTGCCAAAGGGGGCCTGGGGGTGGAACTGGATCTCGACCGTGTTCCGGCCCGTGAAACCGGGATGACGGCTTACGAGTTCCTGTTGTCGGAATCCCAGGAACGGATGTTGTTCGTGGTGAAGGCCGGCCGGGAGGACGCCTTGATGCAGCGCTTCCGTCGCTGGGGCCTGCAGGCGGCGGTTGTGGGCAAGGTGCTCCAGGAACCGATTGTGCGGGTGTTGCATCACGGTGCCGTCGCCGCTGAGGTGCCGGCCACGGCTCTTGCCGATGACACTCCAATCGAAAAACATGCCCTGTTGCAGGAGCCCCCGGCAGACCTTCAGGCGCTCTGGAGCTGGACCGAGCAGGAGCTTCCGGAGCTGAGTGATGCAGCGGCAGCCCTGCTTCAGCTTCTGGATGACCCCACCATTGCGAGTAAGCAGTGGGTTCACCGTCAGTACGACCAGCAGGTGCTGGCCAACACGGTGGTCTCGTCTGGAGCCGCTGATGCCGCCGTGGTGCGGTTGAGACCTCAGCAAGGCGATGGATCCATGGCCGGATCCAATCGTGGTGTTGCTGCCACGGTGGACTGCCCCAACCGTTGGGTTGCCCTGGATCCCGAACGCGGCGCTCAGGCGGCCGTTGCCGAAGCGGCACGCAACCTGAGTTGTGTGGGGGCGGAGCCCCTGGCGGTGACCGACAACCTCAATTTCCCGTCACCGGAAACACCCAAGGGCTTCTGGCAGCTGGCCATGGCCTGTCGCGGGATCTCCGATGCCTGCCGTGCCCTCAACACTCCCGTCACTGGAGGCAATGTCTCGCTCTACAACGAGACCAAACAGGACGACGGCACGATGCAACCGATCCACCCCACGCCGGTGATCGGCATGGTTGGTGGTGTGGATGACATCAGCCGTGTGACTGGCTTGGCCTGGCAACAGCCTGGCGATGCGATCTTCCTCATCGGTGTTCCCCCGGAGGATGGTGCCGATCCCAGCCTTGGTTTGGCCGGCAGTGCCTATCAGCAGCAGACCCTTGGCTCCTTGGCCGGACGACCGCCCAAGCCCGATCTTGCCCTCGAAGCAGCGGTGGGGCATTTGGTGCGTGAGGCCATTGCTCAAGGTTTGTTGGCCTCCGCCCACGATTGCAGTGATGGCGGCTTGGCCGTGGCGTTGGCCGAATCCTGCATCGCTTCTGATCTTGGCATCAGCGTGACCTTGTCCACAGGCTCAGCGCGCCTTGAGCGGGTTCTGTTCGCCGAAGGTGGCAGCCGGGTGATTGTGTCGGTGAATGCAGCATCCCTCCCTGCATGGGAGCAGTTGATCGGATCCAAGCCAGCGCTTTGCGTCACCCAGCTGGGCAGCGTGACTGCGGAGCCTCGATTGGTGATCCGATCCGAATCAGCCGTTCAGCTTGATCTTGAGGTGCAACGCTGTGCTGCTGTTTTCCGTGATGCGTTGCCCCGACGGATGCATTCGGAGTGATTGAGTCAGGCGTTGCCTGACGGTCGTTTCTCTTCCTTATCTCTCTGACTTCGGATTCATCATGTGCGGCATTATCGGAATGTTCTGTGTTGACTCGGTCAACCAACAGATCTACGACAATCTGCTTCTGCTTCAGCACCGCGGTCAGGACTCGGCAGGGATTGTCACGATGGACAATCACACCTTCCACGTGCACAAACAAAGGGGACGTGTGCGTGAAGCCTTTCGCACAAGAGACATGCGAAAGCTGCTGGGTAATGCTGGGATCGGTCACGTTCGTTATGCCACCCGTGGAGCTGCTGCGTCAGAAGAGGAAGTTCAGCCGTTCTATGTGAATGCCCCCTATGGCATCACTTTCGTTCACAATGGCAATCTCACCAACACCCTTCAGCTTGAGCAGGATCTGTTCAAGATTGATCGTCGTCACACCAATTCCACCAGCGATACGGAGATGCTGGTCAATGTGTTGGCCACGGAGATTCAATCCCAACTCACAGGACGTGATCTCACACCGGATCAGTTGTTTGATGCGGTGGCGTCACTTCATCACCGCGTTCAGGGCTCCTACGCGGCGATTGCTTTGATTGCGGGCCACGGAATGCTGGCCTTCCGGGATCCCTATGGAATTCGTCCCCTGATTCTCGGCAGGCGGTTGTCCGACCAGGGTCGTGAGGAGTGGATTGTCGCCAGCGAATCGCTTGTGATTGAAAACAGTGGTTACGAGATCGTTCGCGATGTTGATCCCGGCGAGGCGGTGTTCATCGACGCTGATTCGAACTTGCACCAGCGTCAGTGTGCTGAATCTCCTCGTTTGATTCCCTGTGCTTTTGAGTACGTGTATTTGGCGCGGCCGGATTCCGTTATGAACGGCATATCGGTGTACGAGTCGCGTCTACGGATGGGTGATCGTCTGGCTAAGACCATCGCTGAAACATTGCCGGCTGGTGATATTGATGTTGTGATGCCGATTCCTGATTCAGCCAGACCCTCGGCGATGCAGGTGGCCAAACAATTGGGTCTTGAGTATCGAGAAGGGTTTTATAAAAACCGCTATGTCGGCCGCACCTTCATCATGCCGGGTCAAGCTGAAAGGAAGAAGTCAGTGCGGCAGAAGCTCAATGCTCTCGGAACTGAATTCGCCGGGAAGAATGTTCTGATTGTCGACGATTCGATTGTTCGTGGAACAACATCCCGCGAGATTGTTCAGATGGCACGCAGCGCTGGTGCCAACAAGGTGACGTTCACTTCGGCTGCTCCACCGGTTCGCTATCCCAATGTTTATGGGATCAACATGCCAACCCGGGCGGAGCTCCTTGCCCACGGCCGAACCAGTGAGCAGATCTCAGATGTTCTCGGGGCTGATCATGTTGTTTATCAGACCGTTGAGAACCTGCTGGAAAGCATTGTGGAGAACACTGAGATCAAGGATCTCGAGATGTCTTGTTTTGATGGCCACTATGTGACCGGTGGAATCGACGAAGATTATTTCCAGTGGTTGGAGCAGAATTGCCGCTCCTGATCGGGGCTTAGGGATTCGGTTGAATGGCGTTGATCACATCAACGATGGTCTCTCCCATCTGAAGAGACGCCTGCTCCGTGGGTTTGTCTCTGGGTTTTGAGACGTTGATGTTGTCCGGATCCAAGCGCCCGTGACGATCCTTGCTGGTACGCACACCCACAAGACCGGGTCCAGTGCTGATGCCCACCAGGCGATCAGATTCCGCATCAATCTGCACCGCCATGCTGCCGAGATCGCCCCGCTGGTTGTAGCGCAGGCCTGAGCAGTCGATTCGCACGATTACTCCCTGCCTGGTGATCAGCATCAGTGGGGTCTGTTCCGTGCAGACGGCTCCAACGATCTGTTCCCCGGGGAGCAATCGCATGGTCATGGGTCCCTGTGCCAATCGACCCATCAACGGAAGTGAATCTTCAGTGACTCGCAGTCGCAGCAGGCGACCGATGTCGCTGATCAGCACCAGTGTTCCTTTATCGCGGCAGATCACTGCACTGTTGAGCTCGACTCCCTCTTTCAACTTGAGAACGCTGGTGGCCCGACCGGAAAGGTCCACTACTTCGCTGAGGGGGAGCCGCTTAAAGCGTCCATCGCTGCTGAGCAAGCCCAGACTCAGGTCGTCGATGTTTTGGCTGGGAAGCGACAGCAGCGAAACGATGGGGTCCCCGTCGAGGCCCGTGGGCAGGAATCGGTCAATCGGGCCGGGTTGCTGTCCAGCAAATTCCCAGCGCACCTGGGCGATGCGTCCCCCCGCACTTACTGCCAACAGTCGTGGTGGTGGCTCGATCGGCAGGATCACCCGTGCCGGAGATGGTGCATCACCAATGGGGCAAGGATCATTGAGGTGCAGTCGGCCCAGCACCTGGGGGGTGACGATCTTCACTTGGCCATCGGCCTGGATCAGTACCCGACCATCTCCGGGCAGTGCAGCTAGGGCCTGCTGACGCAGAAGTTCCGTGTTCGGCCGTTGGCTGGCCGCCCGTTCGGCCATCAGGGCATCACCGCCCTCCACCAGGCGGGTTCGCCGCGGGGTGCTGAAGCGTTTTTTCAACGCTTTGAGCTCTGTCACCATCGCGTCCAGCAGCTGATCCCGGTTGTCCAGGAGCAACTTCAGGCGTTGACGTTCCGCTCGAAGCTCATCCAGCTCCTGGCGCAGGCTTTCCTGCTCGAGTCCGGTCAGGCGCCTCAGGGGCATGGCCAACACCGCATCCGCCTGCCGCTCGCTGAGGTCGAGACGCACCATCAGGCTGGCGCGGGCTGAGGCGGCGTCATTCGCCTCCTGAATCATGGCGATCACAGCTTGAAGGTTGCTCAGGGCTGTGATCAGTCCTTCCACCACCTCAAGCCGGTCTTCGGTCTTGCGCAGGGCATGGCTGGTGCGCCGGATCAGGGTCAGTTCCCTGAAATCGAGGAAGGTCTGCAGCAGTTGGCGCAGCGACAGTTGCTGGGGTTGTCCATCCACCAAGGCGAGAAGGATGGCTCCGAAGTTGCTCTGCAGTGCCGTTCGCCGTTGCAGATCCTTCAGCACCTTCTCGGGATCTGCATCGCGACGAAGCTCCACCACCACACGCATGCCTTCGCGATCGCTTTCATCGCGGATGTCTGCAATTCCGCCGATTTTTCCGTCATTGACGGACTCCGCCAGTTTTTCGATCCAGCCGGCCTTGCTGAGCTGGTACGGCAGTTCGGTGACGACCACGGCATTGCGTTTGTGGCGCCCTTTGCCCGGTTGCACCTCTTCGGTGTGGGCCACGCCTCGCATCGGGATGCTGCCGCGTCCATGCAGGTAGGTGTCCCGCATGCCTGAGCTGATCAGCACTTCACCGCCTGTGGGGAAGTCGGGCCCTGGGATCAGCTCCAGCAGTTTTTCGTCACTCAGTTCCGGTTTGCGGATCAGGGCGATCAGGCCATCCACCACCTCTCCCAGGTTGTGCGGGGGAATGCTGGTGGCCATGCCAACGGCGATGCCGGAGCAGCCGTTCAGCAGCAGGAAGGGAAGCTGGGCTGGAAGAACGGTGGGTTCCTGTTGGGACCCATCGAA containing:
- the dnaN gene encoding DNA polymerase III subunit beta; the encoded protein is MKVVCSQSELNSALQLVSRAVATRPTHPVLANVLLTADAGSNRLSLTGFDLSLGIQTSLAASVETSGAITLPARLLGEIVSRLSSDSPVTLAVDDSGEQVQLTSLSGSYQMRGMSADDYPDLPMVESGMTLKLQPERLVQALKGTLFASSADEAKQLLTGVHLKFNQRALEAAATDGHRLAVLNVEDALQDAAVTDAVDDEGFAVTLPSRSLREVERLMASWRSDEPVSLFCDRGQVVFLAADQMVTSRTLEGTYPNYGQLIPDGFTRTFGMDRRALIAALERIAVLADQHNNVVKFSSQPEDGVVQISADAQDVGSGSESLSSNLEGDAMQIAFNVRYLLDGLKAMGSDRIVLHCNAPTTPAVLRSEEASEAFTYLVMPVQIRS
- a CDS encoding RNA methyltransferase translates to MSLPDQLLLSDLLSHTVRCDLGLDHGPGVMAWMHPPVHRLLGWVSRPSALRMSRDVWRLNQCCGLSDQQVFVRGEPAVTDQVTLERLPTLMDAALLDRDGERIGSVVDLDFRPADGAILHYLIARSDPRLPGSSRWRLAPDRILDQQPGQIQTGLMGLDDLPMARASVRHDLLQRTQHWRDQLRSMGDRASDRLEGWLDDSPIDELRSESVRFRSDDEDEPREVSGPEVWDDESWDEPPSRHRRDDEDPWV
- the purL gene encoding phosphoribosylformylglycinamidine synthase subunit PurL; this translates as MVSSPAYDIAAALKQEGLKPSDWDEICRRLGREPNRAELGMFGVMWSEHCCYRNSRPLLSGFPTEGPRILVGPGENAGVVDLGGGHRLAFKIESHNHPSAVEPFQGAATGVGGILRDIFTMGARPIALLNALRFGPLEDPANVGLMEGVVAGIAHYGNCVGVPTVGGEVAFDPSYSGNPLVNAMALGLMETEEIVKSGAIGVGNPVVYVGSTTGRDGMGGASFASAELSADSLDDRPAVQVGDPFLEKGLIEACLDAFASGDVVAAQDMGAAGLTCSCSEMAAKGGLGVELDLDRVPARETGMTAYEFLLSESQERMLFVVKAGREDALMQRFRRWGLQAAVVGKVLQEPIVRVLHHGAVAAEVPATALADDTPIEKHALLQEPPADLQALWSWTEQELPELSDAAAALLQLLDDPTIASKQWVHRQYDQQVLANTVVSSGAADAAVVRLRPQQGDGSMAGSNRGVAATVDCPNRWVALDPERGAQAAVAEAARNLSCVGAEPLAVTDNLNFPSPETPKGFWQLAMACRGISDACRALNTPVTGGNVSLYNETKQDDGTMQPIHPTPVIGMVGGVDDISRVTGLAWQQPGDAIFLIGVPPEDGADPSLGLAGSAYQQQTLGSLAGRPPKPDLALEAAVGHLVREAIAQGLLASAHDCSDGGLAVALAESCIASDLGISVTLSTGSARLERVLFAEGGSRVIVSVNAASLPAWEQLIGSKPALCVTQLGSVTAEPRLVIRSESAVQLDLEVQRCAAVFRDALPRRMHSE
- the purF gene encoding amidophosphoribosyltransferase → MCGIIGMFCVDSVNQQIYDNLLLLQHRGQDSAGIVTMDNHTFHVHKQRGRVREAFRTRDMRKLLGNAGIGHVRYATRGAAASEEEVQPFYVNAPYGITFVHNGNLTNTLQLEQDLFKIDRRHTNSTSDTEMLVNVLATEIQSQLTGRDLTPDQLFDAVASLHHRVQGSYAAIALIAGHGMLAFRDPYGIRPLILGRRLSDQGREEWIVASESLVIENSGYEIVRDVDPGEAVFIDADSNLHQRQCAESPRLIPCAFEYVYLARPDSVMNGISVYESRLRMGDRLAKTIAETLPAGDIDVVMPIPDSARPSAMQVAKQLGLEYREGFYKNRYVGRTFIMPGQAERKKSVRQKLNALGTEFAGKNVLIVDDSIVRGTTSREIVQMARSAGANKVTFTSAAPPVRYPNVYGINMPTRAELLAHGRTSEQISDVLGADHVVYQTVENLLESIVENTEIKDLEMSCFDGHYVTGGIDEDYFQWLEQNCRS
- a CDS encoding DNA topoisomerase (ATP-hydrolyzing) subunit A; translation: MAEERVEPIALHQEMQRSYLEYAMSVIVGRALPDARDGLKPVQRRILYAMQELGLTPDRPYRKCARVVGDVLGKYHPHGDQAVYDALVRLVQSFSSRHPLLDGHGNFGSVDDDPPAAMRYTETRLAPISHQAMLEEIGEDTVDFAPNFDGSQQEPTVLPAQLPFLLLNGCSGIAVGMATSIPPHNLGEVVDGLIALIRKPELSDEKLLELIPGPDFPTGGEVLISSGMRDTYLHGRGSIPMRGVAHTEEVQPGKGRHKRNAVVVTELPYQLSKAGWIEKLAESVNDGKIGGIADIRDESDREGMRVVVELRRDADPEKVLKDLQRRTALQSNFGAILLALVDGQPQQLSLRQLLQTFLDFRELTLIRRTSHALRKTEDRLEVVEGLITALSNLQAVIAMIQEANDAASARASLMVRLDLSERQADAVLAMPLRRLTGLEQESLRQELDELRAERQRLKLLLDNRDQLLDAMVTELKALKKRFSTPRRTRLVEGGDALMAERAASQRPNTELLRQQALAALPGDGRVLIQADGQVKIVTPQVLGRLHLNDPCPIGDAPSPARVILPIEPPPRLLAVSAGGRIAQVRWEFAGQQPGPIDRFLPTGLDGDPIVSLLSLPSQNIDDLSLGLLSSDGRFKRLPLSEVVDLSGRATSVLKLKEGVELNSAVICRDKGTLVLISDIGRLLRLRVTEDSLPLMGRLAQGPMTMRLLPGEQIVGAVCTEQTPLMLITRQGVIVRIDCSGLRYNQRGDLGSMAVQIDAESDRLVGISTGPGLVGVRTSKDRHGRLDPDNINVSKPRDKPTEQASLQMGETIVDVINAIQPNP